The nucleotide window CACAGCTTACTGCATTTCCAGAGGGAGCTTCGCCATGGCCCTAAACGTAGGCGCCATTCTATTAAGTGTGCTAGGGATACTTGGTGGCTACTTTTTGCCAAAGGTGTACATAATCTTGATAAAACCCAAATTGAATACAGCAGCTCACTTCCAAAACTGCATTCAAATGTACACCATGTCCAAGCAGTGAAAGCAAATAAGACTTTCTACTGTCTCTCAACATTAGGATAATCCAGTAGAGCCTACTAACAATACAGAGCAACATAATCCCAGTTTCAGTCTTTTAGAAGCAGCCGATACTCTAATTGTCTCTGGACTGTGACTGCTTGGCATATGCGTAGCCAGTGGGCAGAATGACAGGGAAAGCCTAATTGTGTTGGCTACCGAAGGGGCAGAGTAACCAGTTCAGCTGTCCTGTGTGAACATCTGTCATGTGCTCCAGTCTCATGGGTGCCCAGTTTCACTCTAAACAATTTGGAGAACAGATTAAATTGAGCGGCTGGTCATGATCTTGGTCTTGCAGATAAAAGGACAGATGGCTTCACTTTTCCTGTTTGTCTTTAGTGagtctttaaaggaatagttgttGAACAAactattcaccctcaggccatccaatatgtaaGATGAgtatgtttcttcatcaaaacagatttggagaaaagtaGAATTACAtcacctgcagtgaatgggtagtGTGGCCATATGCACCGTCcaagccaggattttaataatgcctaaaatatccaggttttggctatttgcactgtgcaggttgatcgatgtgtaacattcatgagagctataaagagcagagcagatggctccttGTGCTTTCGAATCACTTTCacatgtttgttcgttcgtttgacttAAAGCATTGGGGCACacttagttttttttgtgtgtgtgtgttggggggggggggttgtatgcAGCGATGCTTCAAGTCAATTGAACGGACAAACACGTgtgcatatttgcatcgctttgatcgttccctctagatctcaccttctcataCGCATCTCACCTtcttaattcacccaaaaatgaaaaacctgtcattgattactcacccccatgtcattctgaacccgtaagaccttcgttcatctttggaaaacaaatttagatatttttgttgAAGAGCtttcatagacagcaatgcaactgaaatattttatggtccagaaaggtagtaaggacatcgataAAATAGTCCACAtgatatcagtggttcaactgtaatgttatgagcctacgagaatactttttatgcacaaagaaaagaaaaataacaactttattcaacaatttcttgagtcatgaatgaaataattttgaattattcaaCTAAACCTTTAATGGAGGAACATCTGTTCTTGAATAGTGACATAGAAATAGTGTAGATGTATGTATATGAaatatgtctgaaatacttttatgctattttgtttctttgtttgttttttgttttttaatcctaAAGTTTCCTGTTAATTAccagatttaaataaaattttaaatcctGAATTTTCCATGTAGACTTTTGGACTCCACTTGTTGCTCGTCTAATTgttcagtgacacacacacacacacacttgcatcaGCCCCTGGGAAAAGATAGGATGAAAGGCTTGGTGTTGTTAGGGAGGTCATCTCCAGTGACTCCGGAACGTGTGAGTTGGGAGCACGGAAGTGTTTCCCACACTACTTTCCTATTGTGAGTGTGATATTCTCAGGAGGGGAGAACAATAGAAGTGTGCCTGTAGAGGGGAGGCTGTGTAATTCTATTTACTTGACGTTACCCATCTGTGCTGGTAGAAACCTCATATAGACATAGTTTAGATTTATTTGAGAGCTTAAAATTGtacaattgtttttaaaataaaacatttgttttattaatgccATATGAAATTTGACTCTAttccagaaaaataataatgtaaataaataaaaaactgtatttctctCTCTGCCTCACAAAAAAGGTCAAATTGGACATGAAGTCTTTTTGAATGTTGTAAGATtctatgtgtttatttttctattttattatatactattaatTGCAAGTAAAAATCAGTGGTTCACACAAATTGAGAGCTAGTTTTTAAACCTGTTAGCTTATTTACCTGCATTTAGTAGATCAGCCCACAAGTGATGTTTAACGTAGTTCCCTAACCCGTTCACATATTGGGCAAGTTTCTTAAGCaattaaaaaacagaacagaTCAGGGTCTGTAACATCCAAACAGTGATTAAAACACCAAAAACCATGAATTGATCATGTAgaattttattaacagaaaatatttgaCATAAGAGCTCATTTTCAAAACATCACTGGCCAAGACAACAAACTGGATCCTTTATCAAAGGTACAACATCCATTACCTACCAAACGATGGAGAATAGCCAGTGGAAACATAAAGATACTCTGAAAAACTTTTAAGTACAATTTCAACTCCACTGGAGTCAACCTcaatttaaatatgcatacatcaatatgtttatatatatttgcaaaaaacaaaccccacacatgacatgcaggaaaaaaatattaggctaaatcgttTGCACGACtgactaattcgttccctcaatgtactaaaacgtgcacacaattactattgtgttccatcgatttactatttcgttcactcgatttagaAATCATGCGTTTGTTTTAGCAAATCGGGGggacgcaatagtaatcgtgtgcacgtttcagtacattgagggaacaaattagtaaatcgtgcacacaatttatttatttttttttgcatgtcatgtgcggggctccgtaaatTCAAGTAATCACATATGTAGTACAAAATCACATTATGACCTATCCTAAACGGAACAAGAAGCACATTAATACACCTCTTTCTATTGACAAACACATGTTTGTCTAAAGTTTTTGTCAAGCAATATGATGACAACACAAATGTACACTTTGGAAATGAATCTCCTACTTTTATGAGAGGCGTTACTGTGACTCCCTCAGGGTTTACAGTTCACAGCGTCTCTACCAGGGTCTCCAGACGGGCCTCCTGCTGTCATGCTGTTGCAATCCAGCCATGTTCAGTTTAGAGGAAGATGCTGGTGGAGCGGAGCCTAGCTGGGTGTTGTGGAGGTGCTGGAGCTCCTGGCCGGATCCACCTCCAGAGGAATGAAGAGTGAGGAAGTGGACAGACTCCCTCCAGCAGTGAGAGTAGCCTTCATTATGGTCCCTCTGAggaagctgctgctgctgctgctgcagctgTTTGAGAAAGTTGACGGTCATTTCCAGAATATCGGCCTTCTCCAGTTTGGCACTGGGATCGTGGCTGTGAAACTCCTTCTCCAGGAGACTCTTGAGCTGGTCGATGCAGTTGTTGATACGGTCTCTACGCATCTTTTCAACAATCGGCTTCCTCTGCTGAAAGCAAATGGGAACACTGATTAGAAAATGTTTCAAACTacataaagaatacaattttggTGAAACGCTTTGAAGAACTGCATTGAAATGAAACATACCTTCAATTTGTCCTTATCACTGAAGTGAAGATGGTCAAAAGAGGATAGCGTAACCACATGAGGTGCCATGTCCAGGCTGGTACAGCTTGATTTTCTTCTGTGGCAAAAAGAGTTGTGAGTCTCTTTGAGGAGCAGCCCCTGTATTTATACGGCAGCATTAGCATTACAAAGCCATGTGGCCTGTGCTGTGTTACTGTTCCCACACTCTGAGACCAGAGGGCCGGCTCATCACAACAATAGAGGACATTAATTTTATGGGTAACTGCCTGCTTGCCTTCCACTGAAGGAATGTTTCCCAAGGTATTGAAGGGACGCCACACTTAAAGGTTTAGTGAAGGAATTTGACCCTTTAGCCAATtagaaaaatatgatttaaattctCTATCAAACAATTCTGATGAATATAGGTTGTGCATGTTTTCAAAtgcacttctttttttcttttttcttttttttttttttacaaaaacatgctTGGTAGAAtacaaaagataataataaataataataataataataataataataa belongs to Carassius auratus strain Wakin linkage group LG44F, ASM336829v1, whole genome shotgun sequence and includes:
- the her12 gene encoding hairy-related 12 isoform X2, producing MAPHVVTLSSFDHLHFSDKDKLKRKPIVEKMRRDRINNCIDQLKSLLEKEFHSHDPSAKLEKADILEMTVNFLKQLQQQQQQLPQRDHNEGYSHCWRESVHFLTLHSSGGGSGQELQHLHNTQLGSAPPASSSKLNMAGLQQHDSRRPVWRPW
- the her12 gene encoding hairy-related 12 isoform X1, whose protein sequence is MAPHVVTLSSFDHLHFSDKDKLKQRKPIVEKMRRDRINNCIDQLKSLLEKEFHSHDPSAKLEKADILEMTVNFLKQLQQQQQQLPQRDHNEGYSHCWRESVHFLTLHSSGGGSGQELQHLHNTQLGSAPPASSSKLNMAGLQQHDSRRPVWRPW